The following proteins are encoded in a genomic region of Neomonachus schauinslandi chromosome 7, ASM220157v2, whole genome shotgun sequence:
- the LOC110580250 gene encoding putative olfactory receptor 2W6 yields MGNDSNSYQQAFILLGFSDHPRLEIILFAFVLVFYILTLVGNTAIILLSIMDARLHMPMYFFLGNLSFLDLCFTTSIVPQLLWNLWGPEKIISYHGCVAQLFIYMVLGSTECVLLAVMSYDRYVAVCQPLYYTVVMHPRLCLQLVTVSWFCGFLNSFVMCPQTMQLSRCGRNTVDHFLCEMPALIAMSCEDTMFVEAFAFALGVALLLVPLSLILISYGMIVATLLRIKSATGRKKAFNTCSSHLTVVSLFYGTIIYMYLQPANSYSQDQGKFLTLFYTIVSPSINPLIYTLRNKDVKGVIKRLLRGEKGAWEA; encoded by the coding sequence ATGGGAAACGACAGTAACAGCTACCAACAAGCATTCATCTTGCTGGGCTTTTCTGATCACCCTCGACTGGAGAtaattctctttgcttttgtctTGGTCTTCTACATCTTGACCCTTGTGGGCAACACTGCCATCATCTTGTTGTCAATCATGGATGCCAGGCTCCATATGCCAATGTACTTCTTTCTTGGGAACCTTTCTTTCTTGGACCTCTGCTTTACAACCAGCATTGTCCCCCAGCTGCTGTGGAACCTTTGGGGTCCAGAGAAGATCATCTCCTACCATGGATGTGTGGCCCAGCTCTTTATCTACATGGTGTTGGGCTCAACTGAGTGTGTTCTCCTGGCTGTCATGTCCTATGATCGCTACGTGGCCGTCTGCCAGCCGCTGTACTACACTGTGGTCATGCACCCACGTCTCTGCCTGCAGCTGGTGACTGTGTCCTGGTTCTGTGGCTTTCTAAACTCATTTGTCATGTGTCCCCAGACAATGCAACTCTCCCGATGTGGGCGCAACACAGTGGACCACTTTCTGTGTGAGATGCCTGCTCTTATTGCCATGTCCTGTGAAGACACCATGTTTGTGGAAGCATTTGCCTTTGCCCTGGGTGTCGCCCTTCTCCTGGTGCCCCTCTCCCTGATCCTCATCTCCTATGGCATGATTGTTGCCACTTTGCTGAGGATCAAGTCAGCCACTGGGCGCAAGAAAGCATTCAACACCTGCTCTTCCCACCTAACCGTGGTGTCCCTTTTCTATGGGACCATCATCTACATGTACCTGCAGCCAGCCAATAGCTATTCCCAAGACCAAGGCAAGTTCCTTACCCTCTTCTACACCATCGTCAGTCCCAGTATCAACCCCTTGATCTACACTCTGAGGAACAAGGATGTAAAGGGGGTGATAAAGAGGCTcctgaggggagagaagggggccTGGGAAGCCTGA